A section of the Metabacillus endolithicus genome encodes:
- a CDS encoding DUF4430 domain-containing protein — MFNKVKHIILTVLLVSTLFVSTFQTTVFAAEGETISVVGNNNELLLDETNYTFAEDTTAFDVLVQAVGESQVKYSESEYGVFITEINGLEAKDPYYWAFYVNGVQAQVGADSYVVQEGDELSFRYTDWTKPSENSVSLQIIGDKDHVILPEPSSIAYIDQPTAFDLLQIGYGQENIEYETSEYGVMITSIGGLAAEGTYYWAFYVNDEMASVGVDSYALKNADKVTLKYESWETPAEEPTEEEQQPEEEQQPVEEFDQAALKNAINAASQYVLKQEVGDWQAVALNKAGKTLPDSYLENLKKQLTERQGSFSKITDYERLTLGVLAAGEDPTNIEGYNLVQAIYNGNVTKQGLNGVAYALIALDSANFEVPSSAKWSREALVNELLKNQNDDGGWTWSGEATSDSDTTAMVLTALAPYVKSNADVKSAVDEAVKYLSAQYKNSKIDNSSTAAQVVIALSALSIDSHSDQFTKDGVSLIDYLLSYQNDDGGFDWQGGDTSDSFTTDQGYRGIVAYQLFLNEKGSLYSLTLEKKNTETPADNNETPVVVKEDVDKDTSENVSTTKNDQPAKTKGYPLPNTATQSYNMALIGLALLIIGITSLYVRKRQQQ; from the coding sequence TTGTTCAACAAAGTAAAACATATTATATTAACTGTCCTTTTAGTTTCTACCTTATTCGTTAGCACTTTTCAGACAACTGTATTTGCTGCAGAAGGGGAAACAATATCAGTTGTTGGAAATAACAATGAACTATTACTAGATGAAACAAACTATACATTTGCAGAGGATACAACTGCATTTGATGTACTCGTTCAAGCTGTTGGTGAGAGCCAAGTTAAATACAGTGAGTCTGAATACGGGGTATTTATTACTGAAATAAACGGATTAGAAGCAAAGGATCCATATTATTGGGCTTTTTATGTTAATGGTGTTCAAGCACAAGTTGGCGCAGACAGTTATGTTGTACAAGAGGGTGACGAGTTAAGTTTTCGTTATACGGATTGGACAAAGCCTTCTGAAAATAGTGTGTCACTGCAAATAATTGGTGATAAAGATCATGTGATTTTACCGGAGCCTTCATCAATTGCATACATTGATCAACCAACTGCATTCGATTTATTACAGATTGGTTACGGACAAGAAAACATTGAATATGAAACATCTGAATATGGCGTGATGATTACAAGTATCGGAGGATTAGCTGCTGAAGGTACTTATTATTGGGCATTTTATGTAAATGATGAGATGGCATCAGTTGGGGTTGACAGTTACGCGCTTAAAAATGCTGATAAAGTAACGTTAAAATATGAATCTTGGGAAACACCTGCTGAAGAACCTACAGAGGAAGAGCAGCAACCTGAAGAGGAACAACAGCCAGTTGAGGAGTTTGATCAAGCTGCCCTTAAGAATGCTATAAATGCAGCTAGTCAATATGTTTTAAAACAAGAGGTTGGAGACTGGCAGGCAGTGGCTTTGAATAAGGCAGGAAAGACATTGCCGGATAGCTATCTAGAAAACTTGAAAAAACAATTAACTGAACGTCAAGGAAGTTTTTCAAAAATAACAGATTATGAGCGACTAACATTGGGCGTTTTAGCAGCAGGTGAAGATCCAACAAATATTGAAGGATATAATCTTGTTCAAGCTATCTATAATGGAAATGTAACAAAGCAGGGATTAAATGGCGTAGCTTATGCTCTTATTGCATTAGATAGTGCTAACTTTGAAGTTCCATCTTCAGCTAAATGGTCGCGAGAAGCATTGGTCAATGAATTGCTAAAAAATCAAAACGACGATGGTGGCTGGACATGGAGTGGTGAAGCAACGAGTGACAGTGATACAACGGCTATGGTATTAACTGCACTTGCTCCATATGTTAAATCAAACGCGGATGTGAAGAGTGCGGTAGATGAAGCAGTAAAATATTTATCAGCACAATACAAAAATTCAAAAATTGATAACAGCTCAACAGCTGCACAGGTAGTTATTGCGTTATCGGCATTATCCATTGATTCACATAGTGATCAGTTTACAAAAGACGGTGTTAGTTTGATTGACTATCTTCTTTCCTACCAAAATGATGACGGTGGCTTTGACTGGCAAGGTGGAGACACTAGTGACTCATTTACAACAGATCAAGGCTATAGAGGAATTGTTGCGTATCAATTATTTTTAAATGAAAAAGGATCTTTATATAGCTTAACTCTTGAAAAGAAAAACACAGAGACTCCTGCTGACAACAATGAAACTCCTGTTGTAGTGAAGGAAGATGTTGATAAAGATACTTCTGAAAATGTTAGTACGACTAAAAATGATCAACCAGCAAAAACCAAGGGTTATCCTTTACCAAATACTGCTACCCAAAGTTATAACATGGCATTAATTGGTCTTGCTTTACTTATTATTGGAATAACTAGTTTGTATGTTAGAAAAAGACAACAACAATAA
- the rpmG gene encoding 50S ribosomal protein L33, with translation MRVKITLACTETGDRNYITTKNKRNNPDRIELKKYCPRLKKYTVHRETK, from the coding sequence ATGAGAGTGAAAATTACATTAGCATGTACAGAAACTGGTGATCGAAATTATATTACAACAAAGAATAAGCGTAATAACCCGGATCGAATTGAACTTAAAAAATATTGCCCACGATTAAAGAAATATACAGTGCATAGAGAAACTAAATAA
- a CDS encoding GTP-binding protein: protein MKNRKVPVTVLSGYLGAGKTTLLNHLLSNKDNKRIAVIVNDMSEVNIDASLIKQGGFSRTEENLVELQNGCICCTLREDLIIEVKKLVKKGHLDYLVIESSGISEPIPVAQTFTYIDEELGINLTEICELDAMVTVVDAYRFWLDYSSGESLLDRNEAIDPTDTREVVDLLIDQIEFANILVLNKLDLVEREDIDELKAVLHKLNPDAAIIESIFSKVPITRILDTNLFDFEKASQSAGWIQELMNEHIPETEEYGITSFVYKRKIPFHPERFMTWLENWPVDVVRAKGFFWLASRNDITGLLSQAGPSIIIQGAGNWIASYSKAEQDQFLKEEPELLAKWDHTYGDRITELVMIGIDMNRELIERSLDECLLTNDEMKRDWSSFNDPLPAFTAEN from the coding sequence ATGAAAAATAGAAAGGTACCAGTAACGGTCTTAAGTGGCTATTTAGGTGCTGGGAAAACTACATTATTAAACCACCTCTTAAGTAACAAAGATAATAAGAGAATAGCCGTTATAGTTAATGATATGAGTGAAGTAAATATTGATGCCTCGCTTATTAAACAAGGTGGATTTTCCCGAACGGAGGAAAATCTAGTTGAACTTCAGAATGGCTGTATATGTTGTACACTGAGAGAAGACCTCATTATAGAGGTGAAAAAATTAGTGAAAAAAGGGCATTTAGATTATCTAGTTATTGAATCATCCGGTATTTCCGAGCCTATTCCTGTAGCCCAAACATTCACATATATAGATGAAGAATTAGGGATAAATTTAACTGAAATATGTGAACTAGATGCAATGGTAACTGTTGTAGATGCTTATCGGTTTTGGCTTGACTATTCCTCCGGGGAGAGTCTTCTTGACCGTAACGAAGCAATAGATCCAACAGATACAAGGGAGGTAGTAGATTTGTTAATTGATCAAATAGAATTTGCTAACATTCTTGTATTAAACAAATTAGATTTAGTTGAGCGAGAAGATATAGATGAATTAAAAGCCGTTCTTCATAAACTGAATCCTGATGCTGCGATCATCGAGTCTATTTTTTCAAAGGTACCAATAACAAGGATTTTAGATACGAACCTTTTTGATTTTGAAAAAGCTAGTCAATCAGCAGGGTGGATACAAGAGCTTATGAATGAACATATACCTGAAACAGAGGAATACGGAATCACCTCATTTGTATATAAGAGGAAAATACCATTTCATCCTGAAAGATTTATGACTTGGCTTGAGAATTGGCCTGTAGATGTTGTTAGAGCTAAGGGGTTCTTCTGGCTTGCTTCACGTAATGATATAACAGGACTTCTCTCACAGGCAGGTCCCTCTATTATCATTCAGGGAGCAGGAAATTGGATTGCTTCTTATTCAAAAGCAGAGCAGGACCAATTTTTAAAAGAAGAACCTGAGTTATTGGCAAAGTGGGATCATACATACGGTGATCGAATAACTGAGCTTGTTATGATTGGAATCGACATGAACCGTGAATTGATTGAAAGATCTCTAGATGAATGCTTATTGACAAATGATGAAATGAAGAGGGATTGGTCTTCTTTTAACGATCCTCTTCCAGCTTTTACTGCAGAAAATTAA
- a CDS encoding coiled-coil domain-containing protein: MSKKKLVIMNLAVMIGLGSSFAIPSVNAETSTEVQKEIKDHTQDVQQVQAELENLRKQSERVDAAIKDNEAKIKQTEEQIQTSQDEINAMDSEIAQLEEAIKERTEILKQRAISYQHSGGNVEYIDVLLGSTSFGDFLNRALAVGKIVEADRSMISQQEADEKELNEKKVAKVEVLSDLENLRADLEGMQADILAQKQQNDQLRKELQDEKSAKEAAINSLKQKAAALAAAEAAAANTTSSNSVEVAKGTSNNTVTFEDTPVNPNGTVNDLISAGYKYIGNSVYVFGGGRNSYDIANGRFDCSGFVSWAFSTVGVRVGASTEILKNTGTRVPTSSMQPGDMVFFDTYKKDGHVGIYVGGGKFIGSQSSTGVAIANMSSGYWAKFNGRVMRVNL, translated from the coding sequence ATGTCGAAAAAGAAACTAGTTATCATGAATTTAGCTGTCATGATTGGATTAGGCAGTTCATTTGCAATTCCTTCGGTTAACGCTGAAACAAGTACAGAAGTTCAAAAAGAAATTAAAGATCATACTCAGGATGTACAACAAGTACAAGCAGAGTTAGAAAATTTAAGGAAACAAAGTGAACGCGTTGATGCAGCAATAAAAGATAACGAAGCAAAGATTAAGCAAACAGAAGAGCAGATTCAAACTTCTCAAGACGAAATAAACGCGATGGATTCTGAGATCGCTCAACTAGAAGAAGCTATTAAAGAACGTACAGAAATTTTAAAGCAACGTGCAATTTCTTACCAACACAGTGGTGGGAATGTTGAATATATTGATGTTTTACTAGGATCTACTAGTTTCGGTGATTTTCTAAACCGTGCACTTGCGGTAGGGAAAATTGTAGAAGCAGATCGTTCGATGATTTCTCAGCAAGAAGCTGATGAAAAAGAGTTAAATGAAAAGAAAGTTGCAAAAGTGGAAGTGCTTTCAGACCTTGAAAACTTAAGAGCAGATTTAGAAGGCATGCAGGCTGATATCCTGGCACAAAAGCAACAAAATGATCAATTAAGAAAAGAACTTCAAGATGAAAAATCAGCAAAAGAAGCTGCAATTAACAGCTTAAAACAAAAAGCAGCAGCATTAGCAGCAGCTGAAGCAGCGGCTGCAAACACAACATCATCTAATTCTGTAGAAGTAGCAAAAGGTACTTCAAATAATACAGTTACATTTGAAGACACACCTGTAAACCCTAACGGTACAGTTAATGATTTAATTAGTGCTGGTTATAAATATATCGGAAATTCTGTTTATGTATTTGGTGGCGGAAGAAACTCTTATGATATCGCTAATGGTCGATTTGATTGTTCTGGATTCGTAAGCTGGGCATTCTCAACTGTAGGAGTAAGAGTAGGAGCAAGTACGGAAATCCTAAAAAATACTGGTACAAGAGTTCCAACAAGCAGCATGCAACCTGGAGATATGGTATTCTTTGATACTTATAAAAAAGATGGACATGTTGGTATTTATGTAGGTGGCGGTAAATTCATTGGTTCTCAAAGCTCAACTGGTGTTGCAATCGCTAATATGTCTAGTGGTTACTGGGCAAAATTTAATGGTCGCGTTATGCGTGTAAATTTATAA
- a CDS encoding sensor histidine kinase translates to MAKELHDTIGHTLTSVIMSMDAIIHLIDLDNHAAKEQLLKVRNYTNKGLNDIRLHIHSMVPAENGSTLTSTFQEITREFSEYTQTKIEIAINGVEHSLPNEIKVTLARCLQESLTNAKRHGDATEVNIHLDFTEDPTLLTIKDNGKGTNNLQLGFGLNAMRDRLEMYQGSLQVLSQEGKGTTIKCTVPKREREYEKSEAVISG, encoded by the coding sequence ATGGCAAAAGAGTTACATGATACAATCGGACATACCTTAACATCCGTTATTATGAGTATGGATGCCATCATACATTTAATTGATCTAGATAATCACGCAGCTAAGGAACAACTATTAAAGGTAAGAAATTATACAAATAAAGGCTTAAATGATATCCGTCTCCATATCCATTCAATGGTTCCTGCAGAAAATGGTTCCACTCTTACATCGACTTTTCAGGAAATCACACGTGAGTTTTCAGAGTATACACAAACAAAAATAGAGATTGCAATTAATGGAGTTGAACACTCATTACCTAATGAAATAAAGGTAACATTAGCAAGATGTCTTCAGGAATCATTAACAAATGCCAAGCGTCATGGAGATGCTACAGAAGTCAATATTCATTTGGATTTTACAGAGGACCCCACTCTATTAACAATTAAAGATAATGGCAAAGGCACTAATAATCTGCAGCTTGGCTTCGGCTTGAATGCAATGAGAGATCGCCTTGAAATGTACCAAGGCTCATTACAAGTGCTATCACAGGAAGGAAAAGGAACAACAATCAAATGCACTGTACCGAAAAGGGAGAGGGAATATGAAAAAAGTGAAGCTGTTATTAGTGGATGA
- a CDS encoding response regulator transcription factor → MKKVKLLLVDDQELIRESLSIVLSLQKDFEIVGTAANGEEAIKLAERSFPDIVLMDIDMPLLNGIEATKVIKSRLPQTEVIILTTFKEIDVVTDALKNGAVGYLLKAINPEDLIAGIKLVHRGGTLIPQELAKQLLLRVPAASMEKTLSETYGLSAREIQILECLSNGLSNKQMSEKLYLSEGTIKNYVSRVYSKLDVKDRQDAIQKLKDDGVI, encoded by the coding sequence ATGAAAAAAGTGAAGCTGTTATTAGTGGATGATCAGGAATTAATCCGGGAAAGTCTTTCAATCGTCTTAAGTTTACAGAAGGATTTTGAAATTGTTGGGACAGCTGCTAACGGAGAAGAAGCCATTAAATTAGCTGAACGTTCTTTTCCTGATATCGTATTAATGGACATAGATATGCCCCTTTTAAATGGAATCGAAGCAACAAAAGTCATTAAAAGCAGATTACCCCAAACTGAAGTGATTATATTAACAACTTTTAAAGAGATAGATGTTGTTACAGACGCTTTAAAGAATGGTGCTGTTGGTTATTTGTTAAAAGCCATCAACCCAGAGGATTTAATTGCGGGCATCAAATTAGTTCACCGTGGTGGTACATTAATTCCTCAAGAATTAGCCAAGCAGCTATTATTAAGAGTACCTGCAGCTTCCATGGAAAAAACACTTAGCGAAACTTATGGATTAAGTGCAAGGGAAATTCAAATATTAGAATGCCTTTCTAACGGACTATCAAACAAGCAAATGTCAGAAAAGCTCTATTTAAGTGAAGGCACTATTAAAAACTACGTATCCCGTGTTTATTCAAAATTGGATGTAAAGGATCGTCAAGATGCAATCCAAAAGCTTAAAGATGATGGTGTGATATGA
- a CDS encoding DNA alkylation repair protein → MAEELRALFNEQFIKKLSKELQDNDPLFNQEEFLSSVYAKGWDELALKQRVRRITLSLSQSLPQEFGEAVALLKKVAPSFQGSLGGIIFPDYVEIYGLHSWEISMEALEYFTMFSTSEFAVRPFVMENQPKMMAQFLEWSSHENEHVRRLASEGSRPRLPWGIALINLKKDPSPIFPILENLKEDPSLYVRKSVANNLNDISKDHPELVLHLAKRWLGTNDRTNWIVKTGLRTLLKKGIPEALELFGLEKSEHIQVKNLTVTKKVEIGEAITFAFHITSIDKEPRKLRLEYAIDFVKANGKHSTKSFKISETSISPGEEKVYTKTHSFRDLSTRKHYSGKHVIHIIVNGEDKAKEEFEVMKRTQEE, encoded by the coding sequence ATGGCAGAAGAACTTCGAGCTTTATTTAATGAGCAATTTATAAAGAAGCTGAGTAAGGAATTACAAGACAATGATCCACTTTTTAATCAAGAAGAATTTTTATCATCCGTTTATGCAAAAGGCTGGGATGAACTGGCATTAAAACAACGTGTCCGTCGTATTACTTTGAGTTTATCTCAAAGTTTACCTCAAGAATTTGGTGAAGCTGTGGCACTATTAAAAAAAGTGGCTCCTTCTTTTCAAGGAAGTCTTGGTGGAATTATTTTTCCAGATTATGTAGAAATTTATGGTTTACATAGCTGGGAGATATCAATGGAGGCACTTGAATATTTTACTATGTTCTCAACTTCCGAATTTGCAGTAAGACCATTTGTGATGGAGAATCAACCTAAAATGATGGCACAGTTTTTAGAATGGAGTTCACATGAAAATGAGCATGTCAGAAGACTCGCAAGCGAGGGTTCGCGTCCAAGACTTCCGTGGGGAATTGCCTTAATAAACTTGAAAAAAGACCCTTCACCTATCTTTCCAATACTAGAAAATCTAAAGGAAGATCCTTCTCTATATGTGAGAAAAAGTGTCGCCAATAATTTAAATGATATTTCAAAAGATCATCCTGAGCTTGTCCTTCATTTAGCAAAGAGATGGCTCGGTACAAATGATCGAACGAATTGGATTGTTAAAACGGGATTACGGACATTATTAAAGAAAGGTATTCCAGAGGCACTTGAATTATTTGGTCTGGAAAAAAGTGAGCATATTCAGGTTAAAAATTTAACTGTTACAAAAAAAGTGGAAATAGGAGAAGCTATTACATTTGCATTTCATATTACATCAATAGATAAAGAACCAAGAAAGCTTAGACTTGAATATGCGATCGATTTTGTAAAAGCAAATGGAAAGCATTCAACAAAGTCATTTAAAATTTCCGAAACATCCATCTCACCAGGAGAGGAAAAAGTTTATACAAAAACACATTCTTTTAGGGATTTATCAACAAGAAAACACTATAGTGGAAAGCATGTGATACATATCATAGTAAATGGTGAAGACAAGGCCAAAGAGGAATTTGAAGTGATGAAGAGGACACAAGAAGAATAA
- a CDS encoding LuxR C-terminal-related transcriptional regulator yields MNVIQNLLQIFSTSSGFPVSVINKDGQILLSVNKVNETPFYKIRDVDSFQKEIISTGQLISKSTIFSWHEETLNLKFILSPIISSTKTNYLLVAGPFLEESKKNDLVDLSMTSVNQEEKTELVNKIDSITFMIKSFEENEKRTQVQRKIIDILTHIRQSKGNLIENDQFLSHLFAQILQLNRIDFIGLSEKIDHAKFMIKAVQGQSIEQLKGNTFYIGEGLLGKAVVLGENMFLSDTGLTNRSDFFQQFHLYPNQLFIFPIKKNGIVEGLMFGGTTEDRMISQELLDILQFIVHLYSERKASDEALKHEKHLQLAFYGLLDLLEVALHTEDVKNIMYKVLDFCQSINNHHFSSFTVDNGETISRGALNDPLLEEHKKVCHELIREGSNLQQLKRIYEQSMVFHQPIFVEKNCIGMLTVELKDRKKNEEVSMSLHIIARLLSRCIKMEQHNDEELDHNHLETINLLHDSLEELNKQNYLNTLEAMKIVKKLSQSLSIPETSVEQLMNACKVMTYRLEFLKSKLKNSKVLHLLEESMDVSTKQVNKSIEVKMITYIYQTIVKRIDKNLALSFLDDEMKMAIQQVSPDLETRMEENHSSSLKQAEEMELADEQINDLVDIKSVILELKLTSREKEILFLILEGLNNQEVGSYLNISVHTVKNHITNIFKKLNVTDRVQAMAKIYRIKYGME; encoded by the coding sequence ATGAATGTGATTCAAAATTTATTACAAATATTCTCCACATCTAGTGGGTTTCCGGTATCCGTTATTAACAAGGACGGGCAAATTTTATTGTCAGTAAACAAAGTGAATGAAACACCATTTTATAAAATTAGGGATGTTGATTCCTTTCAAAAAGAAATAATTAGCACAGGACAGTTGATTTCGAAATCAACTATTTTTTCTTGGCATGAAGAAACATTAAATTTAAAGTTTATCTTATCCCCGATTATTTCTTCTACCAAAACAAACTATTTACTTGTGGCAGGGCCATTTTTGGAAGAAAGTAAGAAAAATGACTTAGTAGATCTTTCTATGACTTCTGTAAATCAAGAGGAAAAGACAGAGTTAGTCAATAAAATAGATTCAATTACCTTCATGATAAAAAGCTTTGAAGAGAATGAAAAACGAACTCAAGTTCAAAGAAAAATAATTGATATTTTAACACATATAAGACAGTCGAAAGGGAATCTGATTGAGAATGATCAATTTTTATCACATCTTTTTGCACAAATTCTCCAATTAAATAGAATAGATTTTATTGGACTATCAGAAAAAATAGATCATGCCAAATTTATGATTAAAGCTGTACAAGGTCAGAGTATTGAACAATTAAAAGGAAATACATTTTATATCGGTGAAGGCTTGTTGGGAAAAGCTGTTGTTTTGGGGGAAAATATGTTTTTGTCTGATACGGGCCTTACAAATCGCAGTGATTTTTTTCAACAATTTCACTTATATCCAAATCAGTTATTTATTTTTCCTATAAAGAAAAACGGTATTGTCGAAGGTCTTATGTTTGGTGGAACAACAGAAGATCGAATGATTAGTCAAGAGCTGCTTGATATTCTTCAGTTTATTGTTCATCTCTACTCAGAACGGAAAGCAAGTGATGAAGCTTTAAAGCACGAGAAACATCTACAGCTTGCTTTTTATGGTTTATTAGACCTGTTAGAGGTTGCACTTCATACCGAAGATGTTAAAAATATCATGTACAAGGTTCTTGATTTTTGTCAGAGCATTAACAATCATCATTTTTCTAGTTTTACAGTAGATAATGGGGAAACAATTAGTAGAGGTGCTTTGAATGACCCACTACTTGAAGAGCATAAAAAGGTTTGCCATGAGCTTATTAGAGAAGGAAGCAACCTTCAACAGCTGAAGCGAATATATGAACAGAGTATGGTCTTTCATCAACCAATCTTTGTTGAGAAGAATTGTATTGGTATGTTAACAGTAGAACTTAAGGATAGAAAAAAGAATGAAGAAGTGTCAATGAGTCTGCACATCATTGCTCGGTTATTGTCTAGGTGTATCAAAATGGAGCAACACAATGATGAAGAACTAGATCATAACCATTTAGAAACGATCAATTTGCTTCACGATAGTTTAGAGGAATTAAATAAACAAAACTATTTGAATACATTAGAAGCGATGAAAATAGTAAAGAAACTTTCACAATCACTATCAATACCTGAAACCTCTGTGGAACAACTTATGAATGCTTGCAAGGTTATGACATATCGCTTGGAGTTTTTGAAAAGTAAATTGAAGAATTCAAAAGTACTTCATTTATTAGAAGAGAGTATGGATGTTTCTACAAAACAAGTGAATAAAAGCATAGAAGTGAAAATGATAACATATATTTACCAGACAATTGTAAAAAGAATAGATAAAAACTTAGCTCTATCTTTTCTTGATGATGAAATGAAAATGGCGATTCAGCAGGTAAGTCCTGATTTGGAAACAAGAATGGAAGAGAATCACTCATCTAGTTTAAAACAGGCAGAGGAAATGGAACTTGCTGATGAACAAATTAATGATCTTGTTGATATAAAAAGCGTAATTCTAGAATTAAAATTGACTTCAAGAGAGAAAGAAATACTCTTTTTAATACTAGAAGGTTTAAACAATCAGGAAGTAGGCAGCTATTTAAATATAAGTGTTCATACTGTGAAAAACCATATAACAAATATATTTAAAAAACTAAATGTTACAGATCGGGTTCAAGCAATGGCTAAGATTTACCGAATTAAATACGGGATGGAGTAA
- a CDS encoding STAS domain-containing protein, producing the protein MELIHKELVDILKVKETEITIKNNESFKEDIQTHLLKSRQHIILDLENVKYLNSTSLGVIADAAMKAKKEGKELVISGVKPPLDEIFTIVRFHTFMGLYKTIEEAENYFQTLI; encoded by the coding sequence GTGGAGTTAATTCATAAAGAACTCGTCGATATTTTAAAAGTTAAGGAAACCGAAATTACAATTAAGAATAATGAATCATTTAAAGAGGATATCCAAACGCATCTATTAAAATCACGCCAGCATATTATCTTGGATTTAGAAAACGTAAAATATTTAAATAGCACATCTTTAGGTGTTATCGCGGATGCAGCTATGAAGGCCAAAAAGGAAGGAAAAGAGTTAGTTATATCAGGTGTAAAGCCCCCACTGGACGAGATTTTTACTATTGTAAGATTTCATACTTTTATGGGGCTATATAAAACAATAGAAGAGGCGGAAAATTATTTTCAAACATTAATATAG
- a CDS encoding chemotaxis protein CheB, translating into METLYKPSVDVTLLSAAPLYKERLLTVILTGMGDDGLRGCRKVKQLGGLVLTESKETCVVYGMPKVIDEAGLSDEQAPLFKMYDKIRHALL; encoded by the coding sequence ATGGAAACATTATATAAACCTTCTGTAGATGTTACATTATTATCAGCTGCTCCTTTATACAAAGAACGATTGCTCACTGTCATTTTGACTGGAATGGGTGATGATGGTTTACGCGGTTGTCGGAAGGTGAAACAATTAGGAGGACTAGTCCTTACTGAATCAAAAGAAACATGTGTTGTCTATGGTATGCCAAAAGTGATTGATGAGGCTGGATTATCAGATGAACAGGCTCCATTGTTTAAAATGTACGATAAAATAAGACATGCATTGTTGTAA
- a CDS encoding chemotaxis protein CheB, with protein sequence MDGKYGVLVVDDSAFMRKTISTLIEASPDFFVIGKARNGLDAIEKVKQLKPSIVTLDIEMPELDGLQTLGRLMNENPVPVVMLSNGADSTLEAFELGAVDFVIKEVLVNNTSSEVLDDFYQRLLVAASAKLPVLIQKEEVVPDKKVHTEDMIEMSKELLFIGTSTGGPSALQTILTKFPSDFHLPIVVVQHMPPGFTKPLADRFDSLCQLKVKEAEHNEILKPGTIYIAPAGYRQQLIKMKETYIK encoded by the coding sequence ATGGATGGCAAATATGGAGTGTTAGTTGTGGATGATTCTGCTTTTATGAGGAAAACTATTTCCACGTTAATAGAGGCAAGCCCTGATTTTTTTGTCATTGGAAAAGCAAGAAACGGGTTGGATGCAATTGAAAAGGTAAAGCAGCTAAAGCCTTCTATTGTAACACTAGATATTGAAATGCCGGAATTAGATGGTCTTCAAACGCTAGGAAGATTAATGAATGAAAATCCAGTACCAGTTGTTATGCTAAGCAATGGGGCAGATTCTACACTTGAAGCCTTTGAATTAGGAGCTGTAGATTTTGTTATAAAAGAGGTCCTTGTAAATAATACATCTTCTGAAGTTCTTGACGATTTTTATCAAAGATTACTTGTAGCAGCTTCAGCGAAGTTACCAGTTCTGATACAAAAGGAAGAGGTTGTTCCAGACAAGAAAGTCCACACAGAAGACATGATTGAAATGAGCAAAGAACTTCTTTTTATCGGTACTTCCACAGGAGGACCGTCAGCATTACAAACGATACTAACGAAATTTCCGTCGGATTTTCACCTTCCTATTGTGGTCGTTCAACATATGCCACCAGGCTTTACGAAGCCTTTGGCAGATCGTTTTGATTCATTATGTCAACTTAAGGTAAAAGAGGCAGAGCACAATGAAATTCTTAAACCAGGTACAATATACATTGCTCCTGCAGGCTACAGACAACAATTGATCAAAATGAAAGAAACTTATATCAAATAA